A genomic stretch from Thauera sp. GDN1 includes:
- a CDS encoding Fic family protein, translating into MATIGYAQLISRLSLAVRPLAKPAEISGSVNRRVNSADRVLFPRGVAIEDTLVGHLEFALRHEGVNLEVIDALFEHLPPQDLLARLSAAPNGAHIRRACHLWEWLTGQELPAEALPAGGYVDLFPADDYVTAGQPTNDRKFRVRNNALGTADFSPVVRRAALPSAPSLPELLDKARETLASVTDPSLHERALSYLYLSETRSSFEIEREHPSSDKQERFVQLLRRAGETMQVTEDWLVGLQNAVVRDVYSQEASYRTRQNWLEDATGRVTFFPVPQAELARAMRGWEAFINDDQRCTDVLVKAAAAAFGFVYLHPFMDGNGRLHRFLIHHVLTRSGLLPTGTVVPVSAVVLKNIPSYLEVLSAFSQPVTRLWRYVRAEEAPHVTAHPGSRAYRFFDASREVAFLHRMIQQAVEDEIPRELAWLSGYDKAFVQLDAEFDLPRKDLSALIRMAQSSQGRLSARRRKQYFHLPAEVLDRVEEVVRESFGLIAREGADEG; encoded by the coding sequence ATGGCGACGATTGGCTACGCACAACTCATCAGCCGACTCTCTCTGGCCGTCCGACCGTTGGCGAAGCCGGCGGAGATCAGCGGTTCAGTCAATCGGCGAGTGAATTCGGCCGACCGCGTCCTCTTCCCGCGCGGCGTCGCCATCGAGGACACGCTGGTCGGGCATCTCGAGTTTGCCCTGCGCCATGAGGGCGTGAATCTCGAGGTGATCGACGCATTGTTCGAGCATCTCCCGCCGCAGGACTTGTTGGCCCGGCTGAGCGCGGCGCCCAACGGCGCGCACATCCGGCGGGCGTGCCATCTTTGGGAGTGGCTGACGGGACAGGAACTCCCGGCAGAGGCCTTGCCGGCGGGAGGCTACGTCGACCTGTTTCCTGCGGACGATTACGTCACCGCCGGGCAGCCCACCAACGACCGCAAGTTCCGCGTGCGCAACAACGCACTCGGAACGGCCGACTTCTCCCCGGTGGTGAGGCGCGCGGCGCTGCCGAGCGCGCCTTCGTTGCCAGAACTCCTCGACAAGGCCCGCGAGACCCTGGCGTCCGTGACGGACCCGTCGCTCCATGAGCGCGCGCTGAGCTACCTGTACCTTTCAGAGACCCGCAGCAGCTTCGAGATCGAGCGCGAGCATCCGAGCTCGGACAAGCAGGAGCGCTTCGTTCAACTGCTCCGGCGTGCCGGCGAAACGATGCAGGTCACCGAGGATTGGCTGGTGGGCTTGCAGAACGCCGTCGTGCGCGATGTCTACAGTCAGGAAGCCTCCTACCGGACAAGGCAGAACTGGCTGGAGGACGCCACCGGCCGTGTCACCTTCTTTCCGGTGCCGCAGGCCGAACTCGCGCGCGCGATGAGGGGCTGGGAGGCCTTCATCAACGATGACCAACGCTGTACCGATGTACTGGTCAAGGCGGCAGCCGCCGCGTTCGGCTTTGTCTACCTGCACCCCTTCATGGATGGCAACGGGCGCCTGCACCGGTTTCTCATCCACCACGTGCTGACGCGCTCGGGGCTGCTGCCGACAGGAACGGTGGTGCCCGTGTCCGCCGTCGTCCTGAAGAACATCCCGAGCTACCTCGAGGTGCTTTCGGCCTTCTCCCAGCCGGTGACGCGGCTCTGGCGCTACGTGCGCGCCGAGGAGGCTCCGCATGTGACGGCGCATCCGGGGAGCAGAGCCTACCGGTTCTTCGACGCCAGCAGGGAAGTGGCTTTCCTGCACCGCATGATCCAGCAAGCCGTGGAGGACGAGATCCCCCGCGAACTGGCGTGGCTGAGCGGCTACGACAAGGCCTTCGTGCAACTGGACGCAGAGTTCGATCTGCCCCGGAAGGACCTGTCGGCCTTGATCCGCATGGCGCAGTCGAGTCAGGGACGGCTCTCTGCGAGGCGGCGAAAGCAGTATTTCCATCTGCCTGCCGAGGTGCTGGACCGTGTTGAAGAAGTGGTGCGCGAGTCGTTTGGGCTCATCGCGAGGGAGGGGGCCGACGAGGGGTAG
- a CDS encoding HD domain-containing protein — MRPPRGAFRQSGALHRAQTPAGGSPLELIEQFLSADHLPGGQQLIDPVEAFAAVHGGDRSVKYGEHTEAGAPGEPWMSENANRKNDHSGAHFMTQKFDTALSLALEAHAGQIRKGTENALGLPLPYITHPVAVATLVQRYGGNEDQVIAALLHDVLEDGGPQWAEPIRDAFGGQVLDLVQFCTDGLPDAQGQKSPWRERKEFYLAHLRAAEGEGVLVSACDKLANLQAILLDLTEIGESVWTRFTGGKDGSLWYYAELVEAFGGRVPAALEVALRRDLAAVLELAEAKSRVA, encoded by the coding sequence ATGCGGCCGCCACGCGGAGCTTTCCGGCAGTCGGGAGCTCTGCATCGCGCGCAGACACCTGCTGGCGGCTCACCGCTCGAGCTCATCGAGCAGTTCCTGTCGGCTGACCACCTTCCGGGCGGTCAGCAACTGATCGATCCTGTAGAAGCGTTCGCTGCGGTTCATGGGGGAGACCGTTCGGTGAAATACGGAGAGCATACCGAAGCGGGCGCACCGGGCGAGCCTTGGATGTCGGAAAATGCCAATCGAAAAAACGACCACTCAGGAGCCCATTTCATGACGCAGAAGTTCGACACCGCCCTGTCGCTCGCCCTCGAAGCTCACGCGGGCCAGATCCGCAAAGGGACCGAGAACGCTCTTGGCTTGCCATTGCCGTACATTACGCACCCGGTTGCGGTGGCGACTTTGGTTCAACGCTACGGTGGCAACGAGGACCAAGTCATCGCCGCGCTGCTGCACGACGTCCTCGAAGACGGTGGTCCGCAGTGGGCCGAGCCTATCCGCGACGCCTTTGGTGGCCAGGTCCTCGACCTCGTGCAGTTCTGTACCGATGGCCTGCCCGATGCCCAAGGGCAGAAAAGCCCCTGGCGTGAGCGGAAGGAGTTCTACCTCGCCCACCTGCGCGCGGCGGAAGGCGAGGGCGTTCTCGTCTCCGCTTGCGACAAGCTGGCCAACCTGCAGGCGATCCTGCTTGATCTGACGGAGATCGGTGAATCGGTATGGACGCGCTTCACGGGAGGCAAGGATGGATCGCTGTGGTACTACGCGGAGTTGGTTGAGGCCTTTGGCGGACGGGTGCCGGCGGCGCTGGAGGTGGCATTGAGGCGTGACCTGGCGGCGGTGTTGGAGCTCGCCGAAGCGAAGAGCCGTGTGGCGTGA
- a CDS encoding YchJ family metal-binding protein translates to MKPDTPCPCGSGRVFAQCCSPALSGTRPAATAEALMRSRYTAFTLRDSAYLLASWHASTRPPTLDLDETPAPKWIGLQIRAHRPLDADHAEVEFVARYRVGGRAQRLHETSRFVREDGRWYYVDGDIHD, encoded by the coding sequence ATGAAACCCGACACCCCCTGCCCCTGCGGCTCCGGACGCGTGTTCGCGCAGTGCTGCAGCCCCGCCCTGTCCGGCACCCGCCCCGCGGCCACCGCCGAAGCGCTGATGCGCTCGCGCTACACCGCGTTCACGCTGCGCGACAGCGCCTACCTGCTGGCGAGCTGGCACGCCAGCACGCGCCCGCCCACGCTCGACCTCGACGAGACACCGGCACCGAAGTGGATCGGCCTGCAGATCCGCGCGCACCGCCCGCTCGACGCCGACCACGCCGAGGTCGAGTTCGTCGCCCGCTACCGGGTCGGCGGCCGCGCCCAGCGCCTGCACGAGACCAGCCGCTTCGTGCGCGAGGACGGGCGCTGGTACTACGTGGACGGCGACATCCACGACTGA
- a CDS encoding DUF6394 family protein, whose product MNLEKVIFGFFIVLAATLNFGFFVGDIENPAHHDVYELFAALVVSLIATVLKFGDRTQIGAVHLSTSLVADLQLFAAALVWGYAAHVSAGGLTPEMTARVVSLSGGALFANVVSVIILIAETIMQRR is encoded by the coding sequence ATGAACCTCGAAAAAGTCATCTTCGGTTTCTTCATCGTGCTCGCCGCCACGCTGAACTTCGGCTTCTTCGTCGGCGACATCGAGAACCCCGCGCACCACGACGTCTATGAGTTGTTCGCGGCACTGGTCGTCAGCCTGATCGCCACCGTGCTCAAGTTCGGCGACCGCACGCAGATCGGTGCGGTGCATCTGTCGACGAGCCTGGTCGCCGACCTCCAGCTCTTCGCCGCAGCCCTCGTCTGGGGCTACGCCGCGCACGTGTCCGCCGGCGGCCTGACCCCGGAGATGACCGCGCGCGTGGTCTCGCTGTCGGGCGGCGCCCTGTTCGCCAACGTGGTTTCGGTGATCATCCTGATCGCCGAAACCATCATGCAGCGTCGCTGA
- the acnB gene encoding bifunctional aconitate hydratase 2/2-methylisocitrate dehydratase translates to MLEAYRAHVAERAALGIPPLPLSKQQVTELVELLKNPPAGEEAFLVELLTYRVPAGVDDAAKVKAEFLAKLAKGEEACALVSRAKATELLGTMLGGFNIKPMIDLLADAEVGAVAAEGLKKTLLMFDYFHDVKELAAAGNANAKAVMQSWADAEWFTSRPEVPASQKLTVFKVTGETNTDDLSPAPDAWSRPDIPLHALAMLKNPRPGITPEEAGVRGPVKFLEDLRAKGNLVAYVGDVVGTGSSRKSATNSVLWFTGEDIPFVPNKRFGGVCLGSKIAPIFFNTMEDAGALPIEIDAGQMDMGDEIELKVDHVSGKVTALKNGAAIAESQLKTLVILDEVRAGGRIPLIIGRGLTTKAREALGLPPSTLFRLPQAPADSGKGFSLAQKMVGRACGMPEGQGIRPGTYCEPKMTTVGSQDTTGPMTRDELKDLACLGFSADLVMQSFCHTAAYPKLVDVKMHRELPSFISTRGGVSLRPGDGVIHSWLNRLLLPDTVGTGGDSHTRFPIGISFPAGSGLVAFAAATGVMPLDMPESVLVRFKGTMQPGVTLRDLVNAIPLYAIRQGLLTVEKKGKKNIFSGRILEIEGLPDLKVEQAFELTDASAERSAAGCTVHLNKAPIVEYMNSNITLMKWMIANGYEDKRTLGRRIKAMEQWIANGELLSGDADAEYAAVIEIDLADIKEPIVACPNDPDDVKLLSEVAGDKIDEVFIGSCMTNIGHFRAAGKVLDGKSDIPTRLWIAPPTKMDAMILNEEGYYGVLGKSGARMEMPGCSLCMGNQAQIRKGSTAMSTSTRNFPNRLGIDTRVYLGSAELAAVCALMGKIPSVEEYMAQVEVVNKKAADIYRYMNFDQIEEFRSVADTVEV, encoded by the coding sequence GTGCTTGAAGCCTACCGTGCCCATGTCGCCGAACGTGCCGCCCTCGGCATCCCGCCGCTGCCGCTCTCCAAGCAGCAGGTCACCGAACTGGTCGAACTGCTGAAGAATCCCCCCGCCGGCGAGGAAGCCTTCCTCGTCGAGCTGCTGACCTACCGTGTGCCGGCCGGCGTGGACGACGCCGCCAAGGTCAAGGCCGAGTTCCTCGCCAAGCTCGCCAAGGGCGAGGAAGCCTGTGCCCTGGTGTCGCGCGCCAAGGCCACCGAACTGCTCGGCACCATGCTGGGCGGCTTCAACATCAAGCCGATGATCGACCTGCTGGCCGACGCCGAAGTGGGCGCGGTTGCCGCCGAGGGTCTCAAGAAGACCCTGCTGATGTTCGACTACTTCCACGACGTCAAGGAACTGGCCGCCGCCGGGAATGCCAACGCCAAGGCCGTCATGCAATCGTGGGCCGACGCCGAGTGGTTCACCAGCCGCCCGGAAGTCCCCGCCTCGCAGAAGCTCACCGTGTTCAAGGTCACCGGCGAAACCAACACCGACGACCTCTCGCCGGCGCCGGACGCCTGGTCGCGCCCCGACATCCCGCTGCACGCGCTGGCCATGCTCAAGAACCCGCGTCCGGGCATCACCCCGGAAGAAGCCGGCGTGCGTGGTCCGGTCAAGTTCCTCGAAGATCTGCGCGCCAAGGGCAACTTGGTCGCCTACGTCGGTGACGTGGTCGGCACCGGCTCCTCGCGCAAGTCCGCCACCAACTCGGTGCTGTGGTTCACCGGCGAAGACATCCCCTTCGTGCCGAACAAGCGCTTCGGCGGCGTGTGCCTGGGCTCCAAGATCGCCCCGATCTTCTTCAACACCATGGAAGACGCCGGCGCGCTGCCGATCGAGATCGACGCCGGGCAGATGGACATGGGCGACGAGATCGAGCTCAAGGTCGACCACGTCTCCGGCAAGGTCACCGCGCTCAAGAACGGCGCCGCGATCGCCGAATCGCAGTTGAAGACCCTGGTGATCCTCGACGAAGTGCGCGCCGGTGGCCGCATCCCGCTGATCATCGGCCGCGGCCTCACCACCAAGGCGCGCGAAGCCCTGGGCCTGCCGCCGTCGACGCTCTTCCGCCTGCCGCAGGCCCCGGCCGACAGCGGCAAGGGCTTCTCGCTGGCGCAGAAGATGGTCGGCCGCGCCTGCGGCATGCCCGAAGGCCAGGGCATCCGCCCGGGCACCTACTGCGAACCGAAGATGACCACCGTCGGCAGCCAGGACACCACCGGCCCGATGACCCGCGACGAGCTCAAGGACCTCGCCTGCCTCGGCTTCTCGGCCGACCTGGTGATGCAGTCCTTCTGCCACACCGCCGCCTACCCGAAGCTGGTCGACGTCAAGATGCACCGCGAGCTGCCGAGCTTCATCAGCACCCGCGGCGGCGTGTCGCTGCGCCCGGGCGACGGCGTCATCCACTCCTGGCTCAACCGCCTGCTGCTGCCCGACACCGTCGGCACCGGCGGCGACAGCCACACCCGCTTCCCGATCGGCATCTCGTTCCCGGCCGGCTCCGGCCTGGTGGCCTTTGCGGCCGCGACCGGCGTGATGCCGCTCGACATGCCGGAATCGGTGCTGGTGCGCTTCAAGGGCACGATGCAGCCGGGCGTCACCCTGCGTGACCTGGTCAACGCCATCCCGCTCTACGCCATCCGCCAGGGCCTGCTGACCGTCGAGAAGAAGGGCAAGAAGAACATCTTCTCCGGCCGCATCCTCGAGATCGAAGGCCTGCCGGACCTGAAGGTCGAACAGGCCTTCGAGCTCACCGACGCCTCGGCCGAGCGCTCCGCCGCCGGCTGCACGGTCCACCTCAACAAGGCGCCGATCGTCGAGTACATGAACTCGAACATCACGCTGATGAAGTGGATGATCGCCAACGGCTACGAAGACAAGCGCACCCTGGGCCGCCGCATCAAGGCCATGGAACAGTGGATCGCCAACGGCGAACTGCTGTCGGGCGACGCCGACGCCGAATACGCCGCCGTGATCGAGATCGACCTCGCCGACATCAAGGAGCCGATCGTCGCCTGCCCGAACGACCCGGACGACGTCAAGCTGCTGTCCGAAGTCGCAGGCGACAAGATCGACGAAGTCTTCATCGGCTCGTGCATGACCAACATCGGCCACTTCCGCGCCGCGGGCAAGGTGCTGGACGGCAAGTCCGACATCCCCACCCGCCTGTGGATCGCCCCGCCCACCAAGATGGACGCGATGATCCTCAACGAGGAAGGCTACTACGGCGTGCTCGGCAAGTCCGGCGCCCGCATGGAGATGCCGGGCTGCTCGCTGTGCATGGGCAACCAGGCGCAGATCCGCAAGGGCAGCACCGCGATGTCGACCTCGACCCGCAACTTCCCCAACCGCCTCGGCATCGACACCCGCGTCTATCTGGGTTCGGCCGAGCTGGCCGCGGTGTGCGCGCTGATGGGCAAGATTCCGTCGGTCGAGGAGTACATGGCGCAGGTGGAGGTGGTGAACAAGAAGGCCGCCGACATCTACCGCTACATGAACTTCGACCAGATCGAGGAATTCCGCTCCGTTGCTGACACTGTGGAGGTTTAA
- a CDS encoding glycosyltransferase — translation MRILFLHQNFPGQFKHLAPALAVAGHEVVALPMRRGGPSIWQGVRVLPYWPARGSAPGVHPWLTDLETKAVRAEACARHMMRLRDAGFVPDVVVAHPGWGEGLGVKTVWPATRLGLYCELYYQRTGADVGFDPEFAQADALDAMRLRFKNLNHDLHFELADAALAPTRWQASTFPEPFRQRIHVVHDGIDTAALQPRADACFTLPDGRVLTRADEVVTFVARNLEPYRGFHIFMRALPELLHLRPRAQVLLVGGDGVSYGTPPADGRSWRAVLTEELRPRLSPADLARVHFLGQLPYPQFVAMLQVSSVHTYLTYPFVLSWSLLEAMSLGCAIVASDTAPVREVIIQGDTGRLVDFFDPTGLAQGVSSLLDSPAERQHLGHAARALVRARYDLSAICLPAQMAWVAHLHLENRRPGLPVSERR, via the coding sequence ATGCGCATCCTCTTCCTCCATCAAAACTTCCCCGGCCAGTTCAAGCACCTGGCGCCGGCGCTGGCCGTCGCCGGGCACGAGGTGGTGGCGCTGCCCATGCGCCGGGGCGGGCCCAGCATCTGGCAGGGCGTGCGCGTGTTGCCCTACTGGCCCGCGCGCGGCTCCGCGCCGGGCGTGCATCCGTGGCTCACCGACCTGGAGACCAAGGCGGTGCGTGCCGAGGCCTGCGCGCGGCACATGATGCGCCTGCGCGACGCCGGCTTCGTGCCCGACGTGGTGGTCGCCCACCCCGGCTGGGGCGAGGGCCTGGGCGTGAAGACAGTGTGGCCGGCGACGCGCCTGGGCCTCTACTGCGAGCTGTATTACCAGCGCACCGGGGCGGACGTCGGCTTCGACCCCGAGTTCGCGCAGGCCGACGCGCTCGACGCGATGCGGCTGCGCTTCAAGAACCTCAACCACGACCTGCACTTCGAGCTGGCCGACGCGGCGCTGGCACCCACGCGCTGGCAGGCCAGCACCTTCCCCGAGCCGTTCCGCCAGCGCATCCACGTGGTGCACGATGGCATCGACACCGCGGCGCTGCAGCCGCGCGCCGACGCCTGCTTCACTTTGCCCGACGGCCGCGTGCTGACGCGGGCCGACGAGGTGGTGACCTTCGTCGCCCGCAACCTTGAGCCCTACCGCGGCTTCCACATCTTCATGCGCGCCTTGCCCGAGCTGCTGCACCTGCGCCCGCGTGCGCAGGTGCTGCTGGTGGGGGGCGACGGGGTGAGCTACGGGACGCCGCCGGCGGACGGTCGCAGCTGGCGCGCGGTGCTCACCGAAGAGCTGCGGCCGCGGCTGTCACCCGCCGACTTGGCGCGGGTGCACTTCCTGGGGCAGCTGCCATACCCGCAGTTTGTCGCCATGCTGCAGGTGTCCTCCGTGCACACCTACCTGACCTACCCCTTCGTGCTGAGCTGGAGCCTGCTCGAGGCGATGAGCCTGGGCTGTGCCATCGTGGCCAGCGACACTGCGCCGGTGCGCGAGGTGATCATCCAGGGCGACACCGGGCGATTGGTCGACTTTTTCGACCCGACTGGATTGGCGCAAGGGGTCTCAAGCCTGCTCGACAGCCCCGCAGAGCGGCAGCATCTCGGCCATGCAGCGCGGGCCCTGGTCCGCGCCCGCTATGACCTGAGCGCGATCTGCCTGCCCGCACAGATGGCTTGGGTAGCGCACCTGCACCTGGAAAACCGCCGCCCCGGTTTGCCCGTTTCGGAGCGGCGGTAG
- a CDS encoding cytochrome-c peroxidase: MKVKMSALAVALSLAGTAWAATVRDEPVQPIEPRKVTNPALVELGKKLYFDPRLSRSGFISCNSCHNLSMGGSDNLKTSIGDKWQQGPINSPTVLNSSLAVAQFWDGRAADLKEQAGGPIANPGEMAFTHDLAVGTLRTIPGYVAEFKSVFGSASIDIDKITQAIAAFEETLVTPNSPFDHWLKGDDKALSERELAGYNLFKESGCVACHNGPALGGTSFQKMGLFEPYKTKNTAEGRAGVTGKDEDRMNFKVPTLRNVELTYPYFHDGEAESLEKAVETMGRLQLGRKYSEQEIGDIVAFLKTLTGDQPTFVMPLLPPSTNETPNPWQ; the protein is encoded by the coding sequence ATGAAGGTCAAGATGAGTGCACTTGCAGTCGCGCTGAGCCTTGCAGGCACAGCGTGGGCCGCCACCGTTCGCGACGAACCGGTGCAGCCGATCGAGCCCCGCAAGGTTACCAACCCCGCGCTGGTCGAGCTGGGCAAGAAGCTTTACTTTGATCCGCGTCTGTCGCGCTCGGGCTTCATCTCCTGCAACTCCTGCCACAACCTGTCGATGGGCGGCAGCGACAACCTGAAGACCTCGATCGGCGACAAGTGGCAGCAGGGTCCGATCAACTCACCCACCGTGCTCAACTCCAGCCTGGCGGTGGCGCAGTTCTGGGACGGCCGCGCGGCCGACCTTAAGGAGCAGGCGGGTGGTCCGATCGCCAACCCCGGTGAGATGGCGTTCACCCATGACCTCGCCGTCGGCACACTGCGCACCATTCCCGGCTACGTCGCCGAGTTCAAGTCGGTGTTCGGCTCGGCCAGCATCGACATCGACAAGATCACCCAGGCGATCGCCGCCTTCGAGGAAACCCTGGTCACGCCGAACTCGCCGTTCGACCACTGGCTCAAGGGCGACGACAAGGCCCTGAGCGAGCGCGAACTCGCCGGCTACAACCTGTTCAAGGAAAGCGGCTGCGTCGCCTGTCACAACGGTCCGGCGCTGGGCGGCACCTCGTTCCAGAAGATGGGTCTGTTCGAGCCCTACAAGACGAAGAACACGGCAGAAGGCCGCGCCGGCGTCACGGGTAAGGACGAAGATCGCATGAACTTCAAGGTGCCGACGCTGCGCAACGTCGAGCTCACCTATCCGTACTTCCACGACGGTGAGGCCGAGTCGCTGGAAAAGGCGGTGGAGACCATGGGTCGCCTGCAGCTGGGCCGCAAGTACAGCGAGCAGGAGATCGGCGACATCGTCGCCTTCCTCAAGACGCTGACTGGCGACCAGCCGACCTTCGTGATGCCCTTGCTGCCGCCCTCGACCAACGAGACGCCGAATCCCTGGCAGTAA